The Streptomyces sp. NBC_00435 nucleotide sequence CGCCTCGTCGTCGCGGGCGGTCGCGATGAGGACGGGCACATCGGTGATCCCGCGCAGCATCTTCAGCGCCTCGGCCCCGTCCAGGTCCGGCAGCCCGAGGTCGAGGATGACCAGGTCGAATCGGTTGTGGGCGACCTCGCGCAGGGCCTCCAGGGCGGTGCCGACGCTGCGCACGGTGTGCGAGGCCTCGGTCAGGTGCCGGATGAGGGCGGAACGTACGAACTGGTCGTCCTCGACCACGAGCACACTAGCCATGGCCCGCACGGTAGCCCATTCGGGGGACGTGGCGGGGTGCCGGTCCAGGTCTGGGACGGGTGGGGCAGTATGTCCCCCGATGCGACGAGGACTTGTACATGCGGGTGCGTGGACGCTGGCCACCGGGGCGGCGGTCACGCTGTCGTGGTGGGGCGTGCACTCGGTCATGTCCGGTACGGCCTACGATCCGCCGCTCGCGGTGCCGCTGGCGACGCAGCCCCTCTCCTCCTCCACGCACCGGGCCGCCCCGCCGCCGGAACGGTCGCCCTCGCCCTCCGTCTCCCCCTCGTCGCCGTCCTCGCCGCCCGCCTCGCCCTCCTCCGCCAGGCCCGCCCCGCCGGCCCCGCCCCAGCCCCGGCGCGGGGCCGGGAACGAGGACGTGAAGGCGTACAGCGTCTCGGGCGGCCGCGTCGTCTTCGGTCTCGGTGCCACCTCCGCCGAGCTGGTCTCGGCGACCCCGTCGGCCGGGTGGCGGATGCAGGTGTGGAAGCAGCCGTCCTGGATCCGCGTCACCTTCACCCGCGACGGGCGCGAGGTGTCGGTGTTCTGCACCTGGCACGACCACCCGCCGCTGGTGGAGATCGTGGATCCGTAGGGCCCGTCGTCAGGGTCAGCGGAAGACGGACGGCGGCGGCTGCGGCGAGGCCACCGCCGAGGCGTCGGCGACCGGCGCCGCGCCGCCCGCGAAGTCCGCCAGGGCCCGGCCGTGCTCGACCCGGCCGGGGTGCGGATCGCTCGCGACCCGGCGGGTGAACTCCGCCACGGGCAGCTCCCGGTCCGCGGCCACCAGCACGGCGTTGCCGAAGCGCTTCCCCCGCCACACCACGGGATCGGCGGCCAGCGCGAGCTCCGCGAACCGGGACGCGGCCGTCGCGATCTGTCCCCGCAGGTGGGCCAGCGGCGGACCGTCCGCGAGGTTCGCCACGTACCAGCCGCCCGGTGCCAGGGCCCGGCGTACGTCGTCCAGGAACTCGGCGCTCGTCAGGTGGGCGGGGGTGCGGGCGCCGCTGAACACGTCCGCGACGACCAGGTCGGCCCAGCCGTCCGGGATCTTGGCCAGTCCCGCCCGGGCGTCGACCGCCCGGACCCGGACCCGCGCCTGGGGGTCCAGCGGCAGGTGCTCGCGCACGAAGGCCACCAGTCCGGCGTCGATCTCGACGATCTGCTGCGTGGAGCGGGGGCGGGAGGCGGCCGTGTATCGCGCCAGGGTGAAGGCTCCGCCGCCGAGGTGGAGCACGTTCAGCGGCTGGCGGGCGGGTGCGACGAGATCGATCAGGTGGCCGATCCGGCGCTGGTAGGAGAAGTCCAGGTACCCGGGGTCGTCCAGGTCCACGTGCGACTGCGGGGCGCCGTCGATCAGCAGGGTCCAGGCGCGCGGCCGCTCCCGGTCAGGCTCCAGCTCCGCCCGGCCGCCGTCCACCTGCCCGACGACCGCCCCGGAAGTGCCCTGCCCGCGCCGCTTGTCCTTGCCTTTGCCTGCCACGCCCCCATTATCGCTGGTCAGGGCCTGGGAAGCCGCGGCGGCAGTCGTGGGTGACCGTCACCGGCGCTGGTCAGCCGTCAGCCGTCAGCCGTCAGCCGTCAGCGGCAGTTGTCCGCGGCCTCGATCAGCCGGGCCGCCTCGCCCAGCGCCGCGCGCAGCACCTCCGGGTCGGTGACCGGCCCGACCGCGTCCGGCGGCAGCAGCCAGCCGGTGCCGCCCGCGGCGGGCGAGGCGTCGCCGAAGCGCATGCCGCGCCCGTTGGTCTGCGTACAGGCGCTGCCCGGGAGGTCCCAGGCGTCGGCGGTGCCCGGCGGGACGAGGAAGCCGAGGGTGCTGCCGGACCCGTCGTGCAGGACCGGGCCCACGCCGCCCGCGCAACTGGCCTGCCCGGCGGTCCGGCGGATGATGTCCACCGCCTCCAGACCCTGCCGGGTGGGCACGGTGACCAGGTCCGGGGCGTCGGCGCCCAGCGGCTCTCCGGTCATGAGGGGCGCTCCGGTCAGCACGGGCGCTCCCGGCTCGCGCACGGTGTTCGTATCCGTGCTCTCCATGCCGGCCTCCACCAAGGGAACCCCTCCATCGATCCGCGTACGAGCCTCGCGAGAGCGGTCCTGGAAGCCGGCGGGCTTCCTCCCACTCCGCATGGGTTCAACGCACGGGGACGTCAACAGGTGCGGTGGCAAGACGCTGCAAAGGATGGCAGTTCATGGCGGATCGTGGGTGAGATATCCGTTTTGTAGCCAAACACCGAGTCAACCCGCCACCGCTGGCGGTACGTTCATGCCCGCCGGACACCCGTCTGTCTCCACTCAGCACAGTCACCGGCAGCGCGTCCCTGCCCCAGAGAGGCCACGTCCATGGCGGCGTCCCCCCACTCACCCAACTCCCCCTTCCGGCGGCTGCGCGGTCAGCACTCCCCGGCCGAGTTCGCCGCGATGGTGCGCAGGGCGGCGAAGGAAATCGGAGAAACGGTTTCCTGCGACGCCCGTTACATCGGCCGGGTCGAGTCCGGCGAGATCCGCTGCCCCAACTACGCCTACGAGCGGGTCTTCCTCCACATGTTCCCCGGCCGCACCCTGGCCGATCTCGGGTTCTCCCCGCGCGAGACGGTCCGCGGCCGGCTGGCCCAGCGCGAGCAGGTCTCGTCCTTCTCCCCCTTCACCCGGCGCACCGCCCCCGCCTCCGCTCCTTGCGCTTCCGCCGCGCCCTCCGCTTCCTCCTCGTCCGCTTCTCGTTCCAGGGAGAGCGACGTGCTGCGTCGCGCGTTCATGGCGGGCGGCTCCGCGACCGTGGCGGCCGCCACCCTCAGCCTCACCCTGCTCGGCGACACCCGCCGCCTCCCCCACCGCGCCGGCGAGTCCGAGGCGGCCGCGGTCGAGGAGGCCGTACGCCAGATCCGGCTGCTGGACGACCGGCACGGGGCGGACGCCCTGTACCGGCGGGCCGCGGAACCCCTGCGCACCGCCTACGCGCTGCTCGACGCGGGAGCGACCCGGCAGTCCACCGAGGACCGGCTGCACGCGGGCGCGGGAGAGCTGGCCATCTCGGTGGGCTGGCTCGCGCACGACTCGGGCCGCTTCGACGACGCCCGCTCGCACTACGCGGAGGCGCTCGCCACGGCCCGGGTCTCCGGGGACGACGCCCTGGAGGCGCACGCCTTCAGCAACATGGCGTTCCTCGCCCGGGACTGCGGCCGCCCCCGCGAATCGGTACGGGCGGCCCAGGCGGGCCGCCGGGCCGCCCGCTCGCTCGGTTCCCCGCGACTCCTGTCGCTGCTCGCCCTGCGCGAGGCCGGTGGCTGGGCGGGGCTGGCCGACCGCAAGGCGTGCGAGGAGGCGCTGACCCGGGCCCACACGGAGTTCTCGCGCGGTGAGGCGGGGGCGGACCCCGAATGGATGTCCTTCTTCGGCGAGGCCGAGCTGGAGTCCCTGGAGTCCCGGTGCTGGGCCGCGCTCGGCGAGCACGCCCGCGCGGCCCGGCACGCCCGACGGGCGGCGGACCTCCAGGATCCGCACTTCGCCCGCAACGTCGCCCTCTACACCGCCGAGCTGGCTGACAACCTGGCCCACGCCGGCGCCCCCGACGAGGCCGCCTGGGCGGGTGGCCGGGTGCTGGAGCTGCTGAACGAGGTCCAGTCGACCCGCATCCAGTCCATGCTGGCGGCCACGGTCCGCACCCTGATCCCCCACCAGCGCTCCCCGCGGGTGGGCGCGTTCCTCACCCGGCACGCGTCGGCGTGACCCTACGGGGGCCGGGCGGTAGGGGACGCCGCGCCCGAGGCCCCCGGGGCTCCGCCCCTCCATTGCCGGAGCGGCCGGATCCGGCCGGCGTCAGCCCGCATGTGCGCCCGGCCGCTACGCGTCCAGGTGGCCCGTGTCGTTCCAGCGCTCCAGCGCGGGTGCCCCGTACGCCCAGCCCAGGACCGACAGGGAGGTCGGCTCCAGGCGGATGCGGGCGCCGAAGGAGGCGTCGAAGCCGAGCCAGCGCGCGGCCAGGGTGCGCAGGATGTGGCCGTGCGCGAAGACGAGGACGTCGCGCTCGGCCGAACGGGCCCAGGTGACGACCTCGTCCGCGCGGGCCGAGACGTCCGCGACGGACTCGCCGCCCGGCACCCCGTCGCGCCAGATCAGCCAGCCCGGCCGGACCGCCTGGATCTCGGCCGGGGTCATCCCCTCGTAGTCGCCGTAGTCCCACTCCATCAGCGCGTCCCACGGCTCCGCCTGGATGCCGAAGCCGGCCAGGTCGCAGCTCTCGCTCGCCCGGAGAAGCGGACTGGTGCGCACCTCCAGGCCGCGCAGGCTCGCCCACGGAGCGCGGGCGAGGCGCTCGCCGAGCAGTTTCGCTCCGCGCCTGCCCTCCTCCAGCAGGGGCACGTCCGTGCGTCCGGTGTGCTTGCCGAGCTGGGACCACGCCGTCTGGCCGTGGCGGGCCAGGAGGATGCGGGGGGCCATAGGAGTTCTCCCGGTCGAGGGGGCGGAAAGGGGCGCAACACCGACGGATCCATTCGCACTGCTTTGCGGGGATTCCGTCGCCGCTCCATCATCCATCAGATGAACGGCGCGCAACCTCCGCCTCTTCACACACGTCCTACGCCGTATGACTAATCGGCGGCAGCCCCCTCGATGGTGGGCCGAACTGCTGGTCCTGGGACTCCTCTACGGGGCGTACTCGGGCGGCAGACTCCTCGCCCGGGGCGACGTACGGCTGGCCGTCGACCACGGGCTCGCGATCCTGCGCGTGGAGGAACTCCTGGCGATCGACCTGGAGCGGCCGCTCAACCGGCTCTTCACCCACCACGCGGCGCTCGGCATACCCGCCGACTTCGTCTACGCCTCCCTGCACTACCTCGTCACCCCGGCGGTGCTGGTCTGGCTCTACCGGCGACGCCCCCAGCAGTATCGATTCGCCCGTACCTGGCTGGCGAGCTCCACCGTCCTCGGACTCATCGGCTTCGCCCTGGTCCCCACCTGCCCGCCCAGGCTGCTCGACGCCTCCTACGGGTTCACCGACACGATGGCCCGGTACAGCGCGTACGGCTGGTGGGGCGGAGAGGCCAGCGCCCCGCGCGGGCTCGGGGGCCTGACCAACCAGTTCGCTGCCATGCCCAGCCTGCACGTGGGCTGGGCCCTGTGGTGCGGGATCGCACTGTGGCGCCACGGGCGCCGGCCACTGGTGCGGGCGCTCGGCGCCGCCTACCCCGCCGTCACCACCCTCGTGGTCATGGGCACCGCCAACCACTACTTCCTGGACGCCGTCGCCGGGGCCGCCGTGATGGGCGCCGGATACCTCGTGGCCCGCGCCCTGCCCGGATCCGGCGCACCGCGCACCGTCCGAACAGCCGGTTTCCACGGTAAGTCCACGATTGTCAGTGGCGGATGGGACACTTCCGCGGGTGAGCTCCTACCCGTCCAGCGCCGTGCCGCCGCAGACCCCGCAGCTGCCGCAGACGCCGAGGCCGCTGCGGCCGACGACTCCGCCCCCGAGGACTCTGCGGCAGCGGCTCGCTGACCTGCGCGGCCCCGCCGTACCGCCCCGCCCGCTCGACGCCCGCGCGCTGGCGGCGCTCGCCGCCAACCCGGGCTGCGGCAGACGCGCACTGCTCGACGGCGCGGGCGTGGACAAGACGGCCCTCGCGGCGGCCCTCGGCTCCCCCGCCGGCTTCGGGCAGTCGCAGTTCGCCATCGTGCGCGGGAACTCCTTCGAGGCCAAGGTCAAGGGCGACGGCGGAGCCGAGCTCCTGCGGCTGGTGCACGAACACCTCGGCGCCGGGTCCGGTGACGCGCCCGGGCCGGACGCGCTCGTGCCCGATCTCACCGCCGCCGGGCCGCAGGGCCGCGCCGCACGCACCGCGCTCGCGCTGCGGGACGCCACCGCCGCCGGGGCCTGGACCCTGCTCGACCACCCCATGCTCGCGCTGGAGGTGGCCGGCTCCCCCGCCTACCTGGAGCCGGACGCCGTCGTCGTGCACCCCGACGGCCGCTGGACCGTCGTGGAGATCAAGTCGTTCCCGATGATCGACGGGGCCGCCGACGCGGCCAAGGTGGGCGCCGCCGCCCGCCAGGCCGCCGTCTACGTCCTGGCGCTGGAGTCCACCGCCGCGAAGCTGACCGGCGCCGAGGTCGGCCACACCGTGCTCCTGGTCTGCCCCCAGGACTTCTCGAACCTGCCCACCGCCGCCGCCGTCGACATCCGCCGCGAGCGCTCCGTGACCCGGCGCCAGCTGGAGCGCCTCACCCGGGTCGAGGAACTGGCCGGGGCCCTGCCCGAGGGGCTCAGCTTCGACCCGGCGCGCTCCGCCGAGGAGCTGACTGAGGCCGTCTCGGCGGTGTCCGCCGCCTACGCCCCCGAGTGCCTGGCCGCCTGCGAGCTGGCCTTCCACTGCCGGGGCCGCGCGCGCGGGGCCGATGAGGTGACCGCGCTGGGCCGTTCGGTACGGGGCGAGCTGGGCGCGCTGACCACGGTCGAAGCCGCCCTCGCGGCGGCCGCCGGTGCCGAGCCCGTGTGCGGCTCCGCCCCCGGCGACCCGACGGCGGCCGCGCTGCGGCACGCCGCCCGGCTGCGCGCCGAGGCGCTGGAGCAGGCCCCTTACCGCGTCCGCCCGGAGGCCGCCGCATGTCCCTCATGAGCACCCTGGCCCGGCTGGAGGCCGTCCGGGCGGGCCGGGCCCAGCCGCTGGCGACCGTACGGCACCGGCATCTGAGCGGGCGCCCGCTGGTCCTCGTACCGCTGACGACCGCGGGCGAGGCCGGGGCTCCGCTCGGCGCGATGGTCGGCACCGATCCCGACGCGCCGCACGTCCTGGTCGTAACGCAGCCGCGCGACCGGGACCTGCGGTGGGAGTTCCTGGCGGAGCTGGCCGGGCACGTGGTCCCGTACCTCGAGTCGTACGCGGACGCCGTCGAGCCCGTGGAGCGCACCGAGACCGATCCGGAGACGGGCAAGCGGGTCAAGGTGGAGGCCGAGCTGTGCCTGGACGCGCCGCAGCTGATCGTGCCGAGCCGTGCGGGCATCGAGTACGTACGGCTGCTGGGCCGGTCCATGCGCTTCCGGCGGACCGCCGAAGAGGACCCCGAGAACCCGTATCCGGCGCCCGCGCGGGTGCCGCTGCTGGGGCGCTGGTTCACGCACCTCGCCGAGCGTTCCCGGGTGCCGGGTTCCTCGATGCTGCTGTCGGCGACGGACCTGCTGTCCCGGCACTGGGCGACCGGGCAGAGCAATCTGGAGGACCAGCACCTGGGCGCGCTGCTGGCGTGGATCGATCCGCCGCGGGGGACCTCCGGCGCCGAGCGGGCGCTGCGCGCGGAGCTCGGCCGGGGCCCGGACGGGCAGTTGCTGGTCCCGCCGGCCGGTCCGGCCACCGATCCCGCGTTCGACAACAAGCTGCTGGCCCCGGCGATCGCGAAGTTCGACGCGGCCCGTGCGACCGCCGCTGCCAACGGGAACGGCAGCGGGAACGGCGCCGGAACCGGGGACGGGGCTCGGGCCGCCGCCGAACAGGCGGTCCGGCAGCTGGTCGTGGCGCAGATGGAAAGCACCTGGCGGGCGGTGTGGGAGTCCATCGGCCTGCTGCGCGAACTGCCCGCCGGGGAGCGCACCGAGGACCGCTGGACCGGCGACCGCTGGTCCTACACCGGCCACCGGGACCGGGTCCGTGCGGGCGAGGGCCCGCAGCCGCGCCGCGACGACGCGGTGACGGCGGCCCGCAAGCTCGCGACGCGGGAGA carries:
- a CDS encoding histidine phosphatase family protein, with protein sequence MAPRILLARHGQTAWSQLGKHTGRTDVPLLEEGRRGAKLLGERLARAPWASLRGLEVRTSPLLRASESCDLAGFGIQAEPWDALMEWDYGDYEGMTPAEIQAVRPGWLIWRDGVPGGESVADVSARADEVVTWARSAERDVLVFAHGHILRTLAARWLGFDASFGARIRLEPTSLSVLGWAYGAPALERWNDTGHLDA
- a CDS encoding spermidine synthase, which translates into the protein MAGKGKDKRRGQGTSGAVVGQVDGGRAELEPDRERPRAWTLLIDGAPQSHVDLDDPGYLDFSYQRRIGHLIDLVAPARQPLNVLHLGGGAFTLARYTAASRPRSTQQIVEIDAGLVAFVREHLPLDPQARVRVRAVDARAGLAKIPDGWADLVVADVFSGARTPAHLTSAEFLDDVRRALAPGGWYVANLADGPPLAHLRGQIATAASRFAELALAADPVVWRGKRFGNAVLVAADRELPVAEFTRRVASDPHPGRVEHGRALADFAGGAAPVADASAVASPQPPPSVFR
- a CDS encoding tetratricopeptide repeat protein, which gives rise to MAASPHSPNSPFRRLRGQHSPAEFAAMVRRAAKEIGETVSCDARYIGRVESGEIRCPNYAYERVFLHMFPGRTLADLGFSPRETVRGRLAQREQVSSFSPFTRRTAPASAPCASAAPSASSSSASRSRESDVLRRAFMAGGSATVAAATLSLTLLGDTRRLPHRAGESEAAAVEEAVRQIRLLDDRHGADALYRRAAEPLRTAYALLDAGATRQSTEDRLHAGAGELAISVGWLAHDSGRFDDARSHYAEALATARVSGDDALEAHAFSNMAFLARDCGRPRESVRAAQAGRRAARSLGSPRLLSLLALREAGGWAGLADRKACEEALTRAHTEFSRGEAGADPEWMSFFGEAELESLESRCWAALGEHARAARHARRAADLQDPHFARNVALYTAELADNLAHAGAPDEAAWAGGRVLELLNEVQSTRIQSMLAATVRTLIPHQRSPRVGAFLTRHASA
- a CDS encoding phosphatase PAP2 family protein, whose product is MTNRRQPPRWWAELLVLGLLYGAYSGGRLLARGDVRLAVDHGLAILRVEELLAIDLERPLNRLFTHHAALGIPADFVYASLHYLVTPAVLVWLYRRRPQQYRFARTWLASSTVLGLIGFALVPTCPPRLLDASYGFTDTMARYSAYGWWGGEASAPRGLGGLTNQFAAMPSLHVGWALWCGIALWRHGRRPLVRALGAAYPAVTTLVVMGTANHYFLDAVAGAAVMGAGYLVARALPGSGAPRTVRTAGFHGKSTIVSGGWDTSAGELLPVQRRAAADPAAAADAEAAAADDSAPEDSAAAAR